One part of the [Pantoea] beijingensis genome encodes these proteins:
- a CDS encoding YecA family protein produces the protein MVLERSVVQNGVIRMNMEEDRKRGAASLLKDMESIAARMRELVAKMPPHDLLGYIYAQHMMKIMGNQIGGEKQVQEDGPDDVFNETQFLLEYVHAVLASDAAPADMEFDEVRCTELFELGRKLREQAMFFAMFTSAGTKDGIFGPNTADIEFRAKSTWVMIRGNRYQVLEGEFYRYVLAPHNDVLEEVYGVGATDIAEGFQAMADATRTGHANAITEMKKQFEAAKVFSIEQGKSMEDAMESWVAEHEEQSKAARGAMEDMLRGGIANVSRHTKLPPTLLADLSYQRGEDTEFFAAGDFKGTPFRTLPARKKPLIQLGPDYYAVDPCFARDAGYRALLFNLLQRKPDYNKVFKDRQKIMSEAAFADILYAQLPGATVLQEVYYKDPDSKQWSENDTLILVDDVLLLVEAKAGAAATIASPALDFGRHAQSVQDLVLKAYKQCARFFNYMNSADEVSLYHLVDGKYEECCRVRRSDYRVMIPIGLTVESFAPFSTYCKELPQVEPLLGKYAFISLSIDDLFVLKRLLPTPGEFMHYMEVRQAVAGIRGAHLFDEFDHLGAYLKKNRFDQDIVEQLKEEKANMLVWDGMSDIVDRTFEGEEWENKPFPSQKFPEEVLKLLGALDSTRASGWLSAESHIRDLGEEGRNNLAKMLTDLRKTLIQHPVRYFVLGGDGMPLFVWLQRHGHPIDWTKVNNKASAGALSVKATNIIGVVAEVSADGTYVQARSFKVYIPTEQTAENVHIYEDAARMTNPVRTVNLEQEKQASLGRKSRKIGRNVPCPCGSGMKYKRCHGR, from the coding sequence ATGGTGCTCGAAAGATCAGTAGTTCAAAACGGGGTGATAAGAATGAATATGGAAGAAGATCGAAAGAGGGGTGCTGCTTCTTTATTGAAGGATATGGAGTCCATCGCTGCCCGAATGCGTGAGTTGGTTGCAAAAATGCCTCCGCATGATTTGCTCGGATACATCTACGCTCAGCACATGATGAAAATAATGGGCAATCAAATTGGGGGTGAAAAGCAAGTTCAAGAGGATGGTCCCGATGACGTGTTTAATGAAACCCAGTTCTTACTGGAGTATGTTCACGCTGTTCTGGCATCTGATGCCGCACCCGCGGATATGGAATTCGACGAAGTACGGTGCACTGAGCTGTTTGAACTTGGCCGAAAACTAAGAGAACAGGCCATGTTCTTTGCTATGTTTACCTCCGCTGGTACCAAAGATGGCATCTTTGGTCCTAACACGGCCGACATTGAATTCCGTGCGAAATCCACCTGGGTCATGATCCGTGGGAATCGTTATCAAGTTTTGGAAGGCGAGTTTTATCGATACGTTCTGGCACCTCACAATGATGTTTTGGAGGAGGTGTATGGTGTTGGTGCAACCGATATTGCAGAAGGCTTTCAGGCTATGGCCGACGCCACTCGTACCGGGCACGCCAACGCAATTACGGAGATGAAGAAGCAGTTTGAGGCGGCAAAGGTCTTTTCGATAGAGCAAGGTAAGTCTATGGAAGACGCTATGGAGTCATGGGTTGCTGAACATGAGGAGCAGTCCAAAGCGGCACGAGGGGCGATGGAGGATATGCTTCGCGGTGGTATTGCCAATGTAAGCCGTCACACGAAGTTGCCACCGACATTGCTAGCAGACTTGTCATACCAGCGAGGAGAAGATACTGAGTTCTTCGCCGCGGGTGATTTTAAGGGGACACCCTTTCGGACACTGCCAGCACGTAAGAAACCTCTAATTCAGCTTGGGCCGGACTACTACGCAGTAGATCCCTGTTTTGCTCGCGATGCGGGGTATCGTGCGCTCCTATTTAACCTCCTTCAGCGAAAGCCGGATTACAATAAGGTCTTTAAAGATCGGCAGAAAATAATGAGCGAAGCAGCCTTTGCCGACATTCTCTATGCCCAGCTTCCGGGAGCCACAGTTCTCCAGGAGGTTTACTACAAGGATCCTGACAGCAAGCAGTGGTCCGAAAACGATACTCTGATCCTGGTCGATGATGTGCTGTTACTAGTTGAGGCCAAGGCTGGTGCAGCTGCCACCATTGCATCACCGGCGCTTGATTTTGGCCGCCATGCTCAATCAGTACAGGACTTAGTACTCAAGGCATATAAACAATGTGCGCGCTTCTTCAATTATATGAATTCGGCGGATGAAGTGTCCCTCTATCACCTCGTGGATGGCAAATACGAAGAGTGTTGCCGTGTGCGTCGCTCTGACTACAGGGTGATGATTCCTATCGGTTTAACCGTCGAGTCATTCGCGCCTTTTTCCACGTATTGTAAGGAGCTACCGCAGGTTGAGCCTCTACTTGGAAAGTATGCTTTTATTTCACTGTCCATCGACGACTTGTTTGTGCTCAAGCGACTCCTACCCACGCCCGGCGAGTTCATGCACTACATGGAAGTGCGGCAAGCTGTGGCTGGGATACGTGGAGCTCATCTCTTCGACGAGTTCGATCACTTGGGTGCTTATCTTAAGAAGAATCGTTTCGATCAGGATATTGTTGAGCAGCTGAAGGAAGAGAAAGCGAACATGCTTGTCTGGGATGGCATGAGTGACATCGTTGACAGGACCTTCGAAGGTGAAGAGTGGGAAAATAAGCCGTTCCCAAGTCAGAAGTTCCCGGAAGAGGTTCTGAAGCTGCTTGGAGCACTCGATAGCACCCGAGCTAGCGGTTGGCTTTCAGCAGAGAGTCATATCCGTGACCTAGGAGAGGAAGGGCGGAATAATCTGGCCAAGATGCTGACCGATCTTCGCAAAACACTGATTCAGCATCCCGTTCGTTACTTTGTTCTGGGCGGGGACGGTATGCCGCTCTTCGTATGGCTTCAACGGCATGGCCATCCAATTGACTGGACTAAGGTGAACAATAAGGCCAGCGCAGGTGCGTTGAGCGTCAAGGCTACTAACATCATTGGCGTTGTGGCTGAAGTTAGTGCCGATGGTACTTATGTCCAGGCGCGGTCTTTCAAAGTTTACATACCGACAGAGCAAACGGCAGAAAACGTCCACATTTATGAAGACGCAGCGAGAATGACCAATCCTGTACGTACGGTCAATCTCGAACAGGAAAAACAAGCCTCCCTTGGTCGCAAGAGCAGAAAGATTGGCCGTAATGTCCCTTGTCCATGCGGCAGTGGCATGAAATACAAGAGATGTCATGGTCGGTAA
- a CDS encoding restriction endonuclease codes for MSYDFKNLSSADFEDLVRDLIGREEGLRFEAFCAGPDGGIDGRHAQANGRVILQAKHYEGSSFGKLTATMKRERSSIDKLAPTRYILATSCKFTPLGKSKLAPLIGPSLGSEADIFGPEDINGLLRKYPDILKSHIKLWLSGAGVLDRVIRAAAHTFAAFTREDIEQKVRVYASNLSFDESLATLEKHRLLIISGPPGVGKTTLAEMLCYTFLSEQWELVPIRSLEDGFAAIADSKKQVFLFDDFLGKVALDRQALAHKDSDLARFMSRVRRSPNARFILTTRAYIFEEARRVSEYLGDQRLDVTKYVLDVGVYTRRIKARILYNHLLVSETPQSYIRALLESKKLGEIVDHKNYNPRVIEAMTDAFRVRDIEPANYPADFIDALNNPSQIWDTAFRTHIDHRCRHLLIAMFFLAEYGVSLVTLRSSFEPLHTAMSRTYGLAHGPKDFEEALRILEGSFVNIVNISGPRVSFLNPSLKDYLSTYLLDTELLILLVPTAASIDWLSSLWDFVYPSGLSEADQAKIARACVAMLEMLETRPHWRPRSGDARSLEYNDAANSKRLRMLMDWWQLTSERRFADSIMTIARNPQQGFGAWLDGEALIDLFCRLREKGCGQPFIYEDGLLELLEKAIADTIRWSSSDILSTLIDVVDAAQGLPVNITYALQTAVLEEFEENTSRISEDDSESSLSDRIDALKKFAPRFGVPDAVLKSAVSAIEDRIGEIEDQSSPAPSPSFTSSNKSEFDNFDDTALRDLFTPLLDR; via the coding sequence ATGAGTTACGACTTCAAAAATCTATCATCGGCCGACTTTGAGGATCTTGTTCGAGATCTCATTGGAAGAGAAGAAGGGCTTCGCTTCGAAGCATTCTGCGCAGGGCCCGACGGCGGCATTGATGGTCGGCACGCGCAGGCCAATGGTAGAGTCATTCTACAGGCGAAGCATTATGAAGGTTCGTCATTCGGCAAACTGACAGCAACTATGAAACGTGAGCGTTCGTCAATAGATAAGCTGGCTCCCACTCGCTACATTCTTGCGACCTCCTGTAAATTTACTCCGCTTGGCAAGAGTAAGCTCGCTCCGCTCATAGGGCCCAGTCTGGGGTCTGAAGCGGATATTTTTGGTCCGGAGGACATCAACGGCCTTCTCCGGAAGTATCCAGATATTCTCAAGTCGCACATCAAACTATGGCTTTCCGGCGCAGGTGTTCTGGATCGAGTCATCCGCGCGGCGGCCCATACCTTTGCTGCGTTCACGCGAGAAGACATCGAACAGAAGGTACGTGTCTACGCATCAAACCTCAGCTTCGACGAATCACTTGCTACGTTAGAGAAGCATCGCCTTCTTATCATTTCCGGGCCTCCGGGTGTCGGCAAAACGACATTGGCCGAGATGCTTTGCTACACCTTCCTGAGTGAGCAGTGGGAGCTCGTTCCCATCCGTAGTCTGGAGGACGGCTTCGCTGCTATTGCCGACAGCAAAAAGCAGGTATTCCTATTCGACGACTTCTTGGGAAAGGTTGCTCTTGACCGGCAAGCTTTGGCACACAAAGATTCTGATTTGGCGCGGTTCATGAGCCGAGTACGTCGCTCACCGAATGCCCGTTTTATTCTGACGACGCGGGCGTACATTTTTGAGGAAGCCCGGAGGGTTTCAGAATATCTTGGCGATCAGCGCCTCGATGTGACGAAGTATGTACTCGATGTTGGTGTCTATACACGCCGGATCAAGGCACGGATTCTTTACAATCATCTTCTCGTCTCAGAGACACCTCAGTCGTATATCCGGGCACTATTGGAAAGCAAGAAGCTTGGGGAAATTGTTGATCATAAAAACTATAACCCGCGTGTCATCGAGGCCATGACAGACGCATTTCGTGTCCGCGATATTGAACCTGCCAACTACCCTGCAGATTTTATCGACGCGCTGAATAATCCTAGCCAGATTTGGGACACTGCTTTCCGCACACACATCGATCATCGGTGCAGGCACCTTTTGATAGCGATGTTTTTTCTGGCGGAGTATGGGGTATCATTGGTGACCCTTCGCTCATCTTTTGAGCCCTTACATACAGCGATGAGCAGAACCTACGGCCTAGCGCATGGGCCTAAGGATTTCGAAGAAGCCCTTCGTATCCTAGAAGGTAGCTTCGTCAATATCGTCAATATCAGCGGACCAAGGGTCTCCTTTCTCAACCCCTCATTAAAAGACTATCTCTCAACCTATCTGCTGGACACTGAGCTCCTTATTCTCCTTGTCCCTACGGCAGCCTCTATAGACTGGTTGTCGAGCTTGTGGGACTTCGTGTATCCAAGCGGCCTCAGCGAAGCCGATCAAGCAAAGATTGCCCGAGCCTGCGTTGCCATGCTGGAGATGCTCGAAACTCGTCCGCACTGGCGTCCGCGATCTGGCGATGCTCGCTCGCTTGAATACAACGACGCTGCAAACTCTAAGCGGCTACGGATGCTGATGGATTGGTGGCAACTTACAAGCGAACGGAGGTTTGCTGATAGCATCATGACAATTGCCCGCAATCCACAACAAGGGTTTGGTGCATGGCTAGATGGAGAAGCCTTGATCGACTTGTTTTGTCGGTTAAGAGAAAAAGGATGTGGGCAGCCATTCATTTACGAAGATGGATTACTGGAGCTTCTTGAAAAGGCGATCGCGGACACGATACGCTGGAGTTCAAGTGACATCCTATCTACGCTTATTGATGTGGTTGATGCAGCGCAAGGGCTTCCCGTCAACATCACCTATGCCTTGCAGACGGCTGTGCTCGAAGAGTTCGAGGAGAATACCAGTCGCATCAGCGAAGATGATAGCGAGTCCTCCTTATCGGATCGTATAGATGCCCTTAAAAAATTCGCGCCGCGTTTCGGTGTGCCGGATGCTGTTTTAAAGAGTGCCGTTTCAGCCATCGAGGATCGTATCGGTGAGATTGAAGACCAGAGTAGTCCTGCTCCCTCTCCAAGTTTTACGTCTTCGAACAAGAGTGAATTTGATAATTTTGACGATACGGCTCTCCGAGATCTTTTCACACCTCTTCTCGATCGATAG
- a CDS encoding glycoside hydrolase family 1 protein, with the protein MNKIFPKHFLWGGALAANQVEGAWQEDGKGISTSDMLPKGIFSDPVKSRDGVSSIKDVAIDFYHRYPQDISLFAEMGFTCLRVSIAWSRIFPNGDENEPNEAGMAWYDKLFDELLQHNIQPLVTLSHYEMPWGLVENYGGWGNRKVITFFERYARTMFTRYQHKVKMWLTFNEINMSLHAPLTGVGLQKGCSKADIYQAIHHQLVASGMAVKLCHEIIPDAKIGNMLLGGLTYPLTCKPADVFTTLQDNRQWQFFGDVQCRGRYPGYMMRYFRENDIVLEIAPEDDEALSNTVDFISFSYYMTGCVTADSGLVEKLKGNVLDMVPNPHLESSEWGWQIDPLGLRTLLNVLWDRYQKPLFIVENGLGAQDQPDTTGEINDDYRINYLNEHLVQVEEAIEDGVEVMGYTSWGPIDIISASKAEVTKRYGFIYVDLQQDGTGTLNRSRKKSFYWYQQVIATCGASLKR; encoded by the coding sequence ATGAATAAAATATTTCCTAAGCATTTTTTATGGGGCGGCGCTTTAGCTGCAAATCAGGTTGAAGGCGCATGGCAGGAAGACGGAAAAGGTATTTCAACATCCGATATGCTGCCAAAAGGCATATTCAGTGACCCGGTCAAAAGCCGTGACGGCGTAAGCAGTATTAAGGACGTCGCCATCGATTTTTATCATCGCTATCCGCAAGATATTTCTCTGTTTGCTGAAATGGGTTTTACCTGCTTAAGGGTGTCGATTGCCTGGTCGCGCATATTTCCAAACGGTGATGAAAATGAGCCGAATGAAGCAGGAATGGCCTGGTATGACAAGCTGTTTGATGAATTACTACAGCATAACATTCAACCGTTAGTCACACTTTCTCACTATGAAATGCCGTGGGGGTTGGTCGAAAACTACGGCGGATGGGGTAACCGTAAAGTTATCACCTTCTTTGAGCGTTACGCCCGCACGATGTTCACGCGCTATCAGCATAAAGTAAAAATGTGGTTGACCTTCAACGAGATCAATATGTCGTTGCATGCTCCATTAACCGGAGTGGGGTTGCAAAAAGGGTGCAGCAAAGCAGATATTTATCAGGCTATTCATCATCAGTTAGTGGCAAGCGGTATGGCAGTTAAACTTTGCCATGAAATTATCCCTGACGCGAAAATCGGTAATATGCTGCTGGGCGGCTTAACCTACCCACTCACATGTAAACCAGCAGATGTGTTTACGACCCTGCAGGATAATCGGCAGTGGCAATTCTTTGGTGATGTGCAATGCCGCGGGCGCTATCCGGGCTATATGATGCGTTATTTTCGTGAAAATGACATTGTTCTGGAGATTGCACCAGAAGATGACGAGGCGCTCAGCAATACGGTTGATTTTATCTCCTTCAGTTATTACATGACCGGTTGTGTCACGGCAGATTCAGGATTGGTAGAAAAACTAAAAGGTAATGTCCTGGATATGGTGCCAAACCCGCATCTCGAAAGTTCAGAGTGGGGATGGCAGATAGACCCTCTCGGCTTGCGTACGCTGCTTAACGTGTTGTGGGATCGATATCAGAAACCGCTGTTCATTGTAGAGAACGGTCTGGGTGCCCAGGATCAACCTGATACTACTGGTGAAATCAACGATGATTACCGCATTAACTATCTGAACGAGCATCTCGTCCAGGTAGAGGAAGCCATTGAAGATGGCGTCGAGGTCATGGGTTATACCTCCTGGGGGCCAATCGATATTATTAGCGCCTCTAAAGCGGAAGTCACTAAAAGATACGGGTTTATCTATGTTGATTTACAGCAAGATGGCACTGGTACGCTTAACCGCAGCCGTAAAAAAAGCTTCTACTGGTATCAACAGGTGATTGCTACGTGCGGTGCCTCGCTGAAGAGATAG
- a CDS encoding AAA family ATPase, which produces MLSNIEIANEASYGVNTQRLSGLRSINFIFGTNGSGKTTISRVIANPAGKPTCAVTWTGQPLECLVYNSDFCFRNFAQQMPGIFTLGQAEAETLAKIEAANAQVQSLTRDIAQLQNTLGDVSSGKLGELQALRAGIEQKCWEIKTVHDPHFQEAFTGFRNSKVNFCDKILMEWAQNSAEIVPLDELKQRALTIFEKGLERLTPIVVFDANDLVLLEGSAVLSKKIVGKEDVDIAALIRRLGNSDWVRQGLGYVDEAGSQCPFCQQEMNDSLKTKLNAYFDETYLADIAAIDRIREAYDTYSKTLLARLELIHSARSKYLDVVAFRADIDRLSARLELNLRQIDRKRKEASSQVTLEPVGEIVTSLQEAISNANTEIDKHNATVDNLATERAALVSQIWRCLLEESRLAFTDHDTAKRGLDLAVTGLTAGLASKRAALAAASNELAALEREVTSVQPTVTEINAILRSFGFTGFRLATTGQHQNLYEIVRGDGREAATTLSEGERTFITFLYFYHLIRGSMNASGINAERVVVFDDPVSSLDSDVLFIVSALIKRVLDEACGGAGLIKQVFLLTHNIYFHKVKWHTEFGHLNRGDMLTSEQHRCSNEKKKFQRRV; this is translated from the coding sequence ATGCTGTCTAATATTGAAATAGCAAACGAAGCAAGTTACGGCGTAAATACACAACGTCTGTCAGGACTTCGTTCTATCAATTTTATTTTTGGCACCAACGGGTCGGGTAAAACAACTATTTCGCGCGTCATTGCGAACCCCGCCGGAAAACCTACCTGCGCAGTTACATGGACTGGCCAGCCATTAGAGTGTCTGGTCTACAACAGTGACTTTTGCTTTCGGAATTTCGCTCAACAGATGCCGGGCATTTTCACACTAGGGCAGGCAGAGGCTGAAACGCTTGCCAAGATCGAAGCGGCGAACGCCCAGGTGCAATCCCTGACCCGCGACATTGCTCAACTCCAAAATACCTTGGGCGACGTAAGCTCCGGCAAACTCGGGGAGCTCCAGGCTTTAAGGGCTGGTATCGAACAGAAATGCTGGGAGATCAAGACAGTCCACGATCCTCATTTTCAAGAGGCATTCACTGGCTTCCGAAATTCTAAGGTCAACTTTTGCGACAAGATCCTAATGGAGTGGGCGCAGAACTCTGCTGAGATTGTTCCGCTTGACGAGCTCAAACAACGTGCACTGACAATTTTTGAGAAAGGGCTTGAACGGCTCACACCCATCGTAGTGTTTGACGCCAACGACCTTGTGCTCCTCGAAGGCTCGGCAGTTCTCTCGAAAAAAATTGTAGGAAAAGAAGACGTCGACATCGCTGCACTTATACGTCGCCTCGGCAACAGCGACTGGGTACGGCAAGGCCTTGGCTATGTAGATGAAGCGGGGTCGCAGTGCCCATTCTGCCAGCAGGAGATGAACGACTCTTTAAAAACAAAATTGAATGCCTACTTTGACGAGACCTATCTTGCTGATATCGCTGCAATCGACCGCATAAGGGAGGCATATGACACTTACTCCAAAACCCTTTTGGCTCGGCTCGAATTGATTCACAGCGCGCGAAGTAAGTATCTTGATGTGGTAGCGTTTCGCGCCGACATCGATCGACTCTCGGCACGGTTAGAGCTGAATCTTCGGCAAATCGACCGCAAACGGAAAGAGGCAAGTTCACAAGTCACGCTTGAGCCTGTTGGTGAAATCGTCACCTCCCTTCAAGAGGCTATCTCCAATGCGAATACTGAGATCGATAAACACAATGCGACGGTTGACAATCTGGCGACCGAACGGGCCGCTCTTGTATCGCAAATCTGGAGATGTTTACTTGAGGAATCGAGACTCGCATTCACTGACCACGATACCGCGAAAAGGGGGCTCGATCTTGCCGTAACTGGCCTGACGGCTGGTCTTGCTTCAAAGCGAGCGGCACTTGCAGCGGCCAGTAACGAACTTGCCGCGTTGGAACGCGAAGTAACGAGTGTTCAGCCAACCGTTACCGAGATTAACGCCATTCTAAGATCGTTCGGCTTCACGGGATTCCGACTCGCGACCACTGGCCAGCATCAAAACCTCTATGAAATTGTGAGAGGAGATGGGAGAGAAGCTGCTACCACCCTTAGCGAGGGAGAGCGCACCTTCATCACTTTCCTCTACTTTTACCATCTCATTAGAGGCAGTATGAACGCAAGCGGTATAAACGCGGAGCGAGTCGTCGTGTTCGACGATCCTGTTTCTAGCCTCGACAGTGATGTGCTCTTTATCGTCAGTGCTCTGATCAAACGCGTGCTCGATGAGGCTTGCGGAGGGGCTGGGCTTATAAAGCAGGTCTTTCTATTGACGCACAATATCTACTTCCATAAGGTGAAGTGGCACACTGAATTTGGCCACCTGAACAGAGGTGATATGCTCACCTCAGAACAACACAGGTGCTCCAATGAAAAAAAGAAATTTCAGCGCAGAGTTTAA
- a CDS encoding IS3-like element IS911 family transposase (programmed frameshift), protein MKKRNFSAEFKRESAQLVVDQNYTVADAAKAMDVGLSTMTRWVKQLRDERQGKTPKASPITPEQIEIRELRKKLQRIEMENEIFKKGYRALDVRLPEQFSIIGKLRAHYPVVTLCHVFGVHRSSYRYWKNRPEKPDGRRAVLRSQVLELHGISHGSAGARSIATMTTRRGYQMGRWLAGRLMKELGLVSCQQPTHRYKRGGHEHVAIPNYLERQFAVTEPNQVWCGDVTYIWTGKRWAYLAVVLDLFARKPVGWAMSFSPDSRLTMKALEMAWETRGKPGGVMFHSDQGSHYTSRQFRQLLWRYQSRQSMSRRGNCWDNSPMERFFRSLKNEWMPVVGYVSFSEAAHAITDYIVGYYSALRPHEYNGGLPPNESENRYWKNSNSVASFC, encoded by the exons ATGAAAAAAAGAAATTTCAGCGCAGAGTTTAAACGCGAATCCGCTCAACTGGTTGTTGACCAGAACTACACGGTGGCAGATGCCGCCAAAGCTATGGATGTTGGCCTTTCCACAATGACAAGATGGGTCAAACAACTGCGTGATGAGCGTCAGGGCAAAACACCAAAAGCCTCTCCGATAACACCAGAACAAATCGAAATACGTGAGCTGAGGAAAAAGCTACAACGCATTGAAATGGAGAATGAAATAT TTAAAAAAGGCTACCGCGCTCTTGATGTCAGACTCCCTGAACAGTTCTCGATAATCGGGAAACTCAGAGCGCATTATCCTGTGGTCACACTCTGCCATGTGTTCGGGGTTCATCGCAGCAGCTACAGATACTGGAAAAACCGTCCTGAAAAACCAGACGGCAGACGGGCTGTATTACGCAGTCAGGTACTTGAGCTACATGGCATCAGCCACGGTTCGGCCGGAGCAAGAAGCATCGCCACAATGACAACCCGGAGAGGCTACCAGATGGGACGCTGGCTTGCTGGCAGGCTCATGAAAGAGCTGGGGCTGGTCAGCTGTCAGCAGCCGACTCACCGGTATAAACGTGGTGGTCATGAACATGTTGCTATCCCTAACTACCTTGAACGGCAGTTCGCCGTGACCGAGCCAAATCAGGTGTGGTGCGGTGATGTGACCTATATCTGGACGGGTAAGCGCTGGGCGTACCTCGCCGTTGTTCTCGACCTGTTCGCAAGAAAACCAGTGGGCTGGGCCATGTCGTTCTCGCCGGACAGCAGGCTCACCATGAAAGCGCTGGAAATGGCATGGGAAACCCGTGGTAAGCCCGGCGGGGTGATGTTCCACAGCGATCAGGGCAGTCATTATACGAGCAGGCAGTTCCGGCAGTTATTGTGGCGATACCAGAGCAGGCAGAGTATGAGCCGGCGCGGAAACTGCTGGGATAACAGCCCAATGGAACGCTTCTTCAGGAGTCTGAAGAACGAATGGATGCCGGTGGTGGGTTACGTAAGCTTCAGCGAGGCAGCTCACGCCATAACGGATTATATCGTTGGATATTACAGCGCACTAAGACCGCACGAATATAACGGAGGGTTACCCCCAAACGAATCGGAAAATCGATACTGGAAAAACTCTAACTCGGTGGCCAGTTTTTGTTGA
- a CDS encoding AAA family ATPase, translated as MDTGKTLTRWPVFVDHFKEVSFDPKRGTECRAHETFWIVRKVNDVSVITSYNHNPISTSYELLWAEVRSPNRSNIAIQNTLRRILENYFKILGNLDKDDICARFEGRDQQICGSLFTWVNDGSHSFNDDLYISADDAMVTRYLDVFRRIFEVTNHLAHYEMMMGPQALATIALANENTVTDAVDDMTA; from the coding sequence ATCGATACTGGAAAAACTCTAACTCGGTGGCCAGTTTTTGTTGACCACTTCAAGGAAGTATCTTTCGATCCCAAGCGCGGCACAGAATGCCGAGCACACGAGACGTTTTGGATTGTGCGGAAGGTGAACGATGTATCCGTAATCACCAGCTACAATCACAACCCGATCAGTACTTCTTATGAGCTCCTTTGGGCTGAAGTCAGGTCGCCGAACCGATCAAATATTGCGATCCAAAACACGCTAAGACGCATCCTCGAGAACTACTTCAAGATTCTCGGAAACCTCGATAAGGATGACATCTGCGCGAGATTCGAGGGCCGCGACCAGCAAATATGTGGTTCGCTCTTTACTTGGGTGAATGACGGGTCGCACAGTTTCAACGATGACCTGTACATTTCTGCCGATGATGCGATGGTCACCCGTTATCTCGATGTTTTTCGCAGGATTTTCGAAGTTACAAATCACCTCGCACATTACGAGATGATGATGGGGCCACAAGCGCTAGCGACTATAGCACTTGCGAATGAGAACACAGTCACCGACGCTGTGGACGATATGACAGCATGA